GTCGGCTCCTACGTGGCCGTGTGGTCGTTCAAGCTGCTGACCATGAACGTGCTGCCGGCGGTGATCCTGTCGGTCGGCACGGCGGGGCTGTTCGCCTTCATGATCGGCTACGTGTCCCTGCGCCGCTCCGGCATCTACTTCTCGATCCTGACGCTCGCATTCGCGCAGATGAGCTACAATCTCGCCTACTCGGTGCTCACCCCGATCACCAACGGCGAGACCGGGCTGCAGGTGCGCGCCATCCGCGAAAGCGCCGCCGTCCCGCTGCGCGACGGCGACGTGCGCATCATCGACCAGGCGCTCGGCATCCACGAGATCGGCGTGCCGATCACCAACCTGTTCGGCATGAAGATGAGCGGCTATCCGGGCTTCTATTTCTGCGCCGTGCTGCTGATCGCCTGCTTCTTCATCGCCCTGTGCATCACCAAGTCGAATTTCGGCATGATGCTGAAGGCGATCAAGTCCAACCAGAACCGGCTCAACTACACCGGCGTCCACACGCGCCCCTACCTGATCTCGGCCTTCGTGATCTCGGGCATGTATGCCGGCCTGGCCGGTTCGCTGCTGGCGATCACCGACCCGATCGCGGGCGCGGAACGCATGCAGTGGACGGCATCGGGCGAGGTCGTGCTGATGACGATCCTCGGCGGCGCCGGCACGCTCGTCGGCCCGGTGCTCGGCGCCGGACTGATCAAGTACGCGGAGCAGAAGGTCTCGTCATGGAACGAGGGCATCCTGCACGACGCCCTCTCGTTCCTGCCCGACGGCATGGAGGACTTCCTCGTCAGCACCTTCTCGCTCTTCGTCGGGGAAGGCTGGCACCTGACGCTCGGCCTTCTGTTCATGGTCATCGTGATCTTCCTGCCCGGCGGGCTGATGGAGGGCGCGCGCCGCATCGGCGCCGCCTTCGGTCGCGGCCGCGCCAGCGAAGCCACCATCGCCAAGCCGGCGGAATAAGGGGGAATCGACATGCTAGATGCTGCAGTCACACGACAGGACGAAGGCGAGCCCGGCTTCAAGACGGGCATCCCGGACAAGGTCCTGCACATCGACGACGTGCACAAGAGCTTCGCCGGCCTGCATGCGCTCTCCGACGTCGACCTCGACGTCCGCCAGGGCGAGACGCATGCCATCATCGGCCCCAACGGCGCCGGCAAGTCGACGCTGCTCAATGTCTGCGTCGGCCGGCTGAAGCCCGACCGCGGGGCGGTGATCTTCGACGGCGACACCCTGACCGGCAAGGCGCCGCACGAGATCAACCAGCTCGGCGTCGCCCGCGTGTTCCAGACGCCGGAGGTCTTTCTCGAACTGACCGTGCTGGAAAACGTCATGGTGCCGGCGCTGTCTAAGCGGGACGGCCATTTCAAGCTCAACCCCTTCGCCGCATTCGGCGCGGAAAAGGCGATCCGCGAGGAGGCCATCGAGATCATCCACAATGTCGGCCTGCACGCGCAGCTCAACGACGTCGCCTCCAGCATGTCGCGCGGCGACAAGAGGCGGCTGGAACTGGCCATGTGCCTGATCCAGCATCCCAAGCTGCTTCTGCTCGACGAGCCGACAGCCGGCATGGCGCGCGCCGACACCAACGCGACGATCGACCTCCTGAAGAAGATCAAGGAAGGCGGCATGACCAAGGTCATCATCGAGCACGACATGCATGTCGTGTTCTCGCTCGCCGACCGGATCAGCGTGCTTGCCGGCGGGCGCATCATCGCGCAGGGCACGCCCGAGCAGATCAAGAACGATCCGCGGGTCAAGGAAGCCTATCTCGGGGAGGAACAGGTATGACGACCGGGGCAGAGACGACGATCCGTCCGACGGCGGCGGATCCGAAATCGCAATATTTCGCGGTACGCAACCTGCGGGCCTATTACGGCGACAGCTACATCGTCCAGAATGTCTCCTTCGACATCAACGAGGGCGAGATCCTGGCGCTGCTCGGCCGCAACGGCGCGGGAAAGACCTCGACCCTGCGGACCATCGCCCGGGCCGGTTCGCCGGACCTGCGGTCCGGCGAGATCTGGCTTAAGGGCGAACCGGTGCACCAGATGCAGTCGTTCCAGGCGGCGCTGCACGGCATCCAGCTGGTGCCCGAGGACCGACGCATCATCCCCGGCATGACAGTGGAGGAAAACCTGGACCTCGCCTGCATCTCCGGCGAACTCGGCTGGGACTACGAGCGCATCTACGCCCTGTTCCCGCGGTTGAAGGAACGGCGGAAGCAGGAAGGCACGACGCTCTCGGGCGGCGAACAGCAAATGCTTGCGATCGCCCGCGCCCTGGCACGCGACCTGAAGCTGCTGCTTCTCGACGAGCCCTACGAGGGCCTTGCACCGGTGGTGCGCCACGACATCGAGAAGGCGCTGATCGAGGTCCGCAACGCCGGCATCACGACCATCATCGTCGAGCAGAACGCCGTGGCGGCGCTGAAACTCGCCGACCGGGCCGTGATCCTCGACACCGGCGAGGTGGCCTATGACGGCACCGCGCAGGAAGTGCTCGACAACGAGAAGCTGCGGCACGACTACCTGGCAATCTGACCGTCGGCGCATCGCAATTTGAAGGCCCGCCTCGCGCGGGCCTTTCGCTATCCAGGCCCTCATGACAGCAAGACATGGAGGCCGGTTCCTGCCGGAAACGGCGACAGCGCCCCGACAGGACAAGCCGCCTCTCCCGAAACGAAAACGGGGGGCACGAAGCCCCCCGATCATCCGTTCGACGGAATGATGCGCGGTCAGTCGACCAGCGGCAGAAGCGAGTCGATCGACTTCTTGGCGTCACCGTAGAACATGCGCGTGTTCTCCTTGAAGAACAGCGGGTTCTCGATGCCCGAATAGCCGGTGCCCTGGCCGCGCTTGGAGACGAAGACCTGCTTGGCCTTCCAGACCTCCAGCACCGGCATGCCCGCGATGGGAGAGTTGGGGTCCTCCTGGGCAGCCGGGTTCACGATGTCGTTGGCCCCGATGATGATGACGACATCCGTTTCCGGGAAATCGTCGTTGATCTCGTCCATCTCGAGAACGATGTCGTAGGGCACCTTCGCCTCGGCGAGCAGCACGTTCATGTGGCCCGGCAGGCGGCCGGCAACCGGGTGGATGCCGAAACGCACCTCCTTGCCCTTGGCGCGCAGCTTGCGCGTCAGCTCGGAGACCGACTGCTGCGCCTGGGCCACCGCCATGCCGTAACCCGGGACGATGATGACGCTCTCGGCATCGTTCAGCGCGGCGGCGACGCCGTCGGCGTCGATCGCCACCTGCTCGCCCTCGACCTCCATCGCCGGCCCCGACTCACCGCCGAAACCGCCAAGGATGACCGAGATGAAACTGCGGTTCATCGCCTTGCACATGATGTAGGACAGGATCGCGCCCGACGAGCCGACCAGCGCGCCGACGACGATCAGCAGGTCGTTGGACAGCGAGAAGCCGATGGCCGCGGCCGCCCAGCCCGAGTAGGAGTTGAGCATCGACACGACGACCGGCATGTCGGCGCCGCCGATGCCCATGATCAGGTGGTAGCCGATGAAGAAGGCGAGCAGCGCCATCACGGCCAGCGTCCACGTCCCCGCGCCCGCCAGGTACATGACCAGAAGGATGAGCGAGAGGATCGCAGCGCCGGCATTGAGCGCGTGTCCGCCCGGCAGCTTGGTGGCCTTGGAGCCGACCTTCCCGGCCAGCTTGCCATAGGCGATGACCGAGCCGGTGAAGGTTACCGCGCCGATGAAGACGCCGAGGAAGACCTCGATCTTCAACACGTTGATCTCGGCCGGTGTCTTGGCCGCGACCTTGAGCGCGAAGCCCTTCAGGGCGGCCAGCGCCGACGTGTCGGAAGCGGCCTGCATGGCCGCAACGCGAACCATCTCGAACTCGGCGTTGAAGCCGATGAAGACCGCCGCGAGGCCGACCAGCGAATGCATGGCGGCAACAAGCTGCGGCATTTCCGTCATCTGGACGCGGTTGGCGATGTACCAGCCGATCACGCCGCCGCCGGCGACCAGGATGACCGAAAGCCACCAGTTGCCCGCGCCCGGCCCGATCAGCGTGGCGAAAACCGCCAGCGCCA
This portion of the Oricola thermophila genome encodes:
- a CDS encoding ABC transporter ATP-binding protein — protein: MTTGAETTIRPTAADPKSQYFAVRNLRAYYGDSYIVQNVSFDINEGEILALLGRNGAGKTSTLRTIARAGSPDLRSGEIWLKGEPVHQMQSFQAALHGIQLVPEDRRIIPGMTVEENLDLACISGELGWDYERIYALFPRLKERRKQEGTTLSGGEQQMLAIARALARDLKLLLLDEPYEGLAPVVRHDIEKALIEVRNAGITTIIVEQNAVAALKLADRAVILDTGEVAYDGTAQEVLDNEKLRHDYLAI
- a CDS encoding ABC transporter ATP-binding protein, whose translation is MLDAAVTRQDEGEPGFKTGIPDKVLHIDDVHKSFAGLHALSDVDLDVRQGETHAIIGPNGAGKSTLLNVCVGRLKPDRGAVIFDGDTLTGKAPHEINQLGVARVFQTPEVFLELTVLENVMVPALSKRDGHFKLNPFAAFGAEKAIREEAIEIIHNVGLHAQLNDVASSMSRGDKRRLELAMCLIQHPKLLLLDEPTAGMARADTNATIDLLKKIKEGGMTKVIIEHDMHVVFSLADRISVLAGGRIIAQGTPEQIKNDPRVKEAYLGEEQV
- a CDS encoding branched-chain amino acid ABC transporter permease, whose protein sequence is MLKSLTRNDWLLLIGFSVIVLILPWALQPIGAAYPDLLQKFAIYGIFAIGFNILFGLTGYLSFGHAAFIGVGSYVAVWSFKLLTMNVLPAVILSVGTAGLFAFMIGYVSLRRSGIYFSILTLAFAQMSYNLAYSVLTPITNGETGLQVRAIRESAAVPLRDGDVRIIDQALGIHEIGVPITNLFGMKMSGYPGFYFCAVLLIACFFIALCITKSNFGMMLKAIKSNQNRLNYTGVHTRPYLISAFVISGMYAGLAGSLLAITDPIAGAERMQWTASGEVVLMTILGGAGTLVGPVLGAGLIKYAEQKVSSWNEGILHDALSFLPDGMEDFLVSTFSLFVGEGWHLTLGLLFMVIVIFLPGGLMEGARRIGAAFGRGRASEATIAKPAE
- a CDS encoding NAD(P)(+) transhydrogenase (Re/Si-specific) subunit beta; protein product: MEYGFTTAAYVVAAVLFILSLGGLSGQESAKRAVWYGIAGMALAVFATLIGPGAGNWWLSVILVAGGGVIGWYIANRVQMTEMPQLVAAMHSLVGLAAVFIGFNAEFEMVRVAAMQAASDTSALAALKGFALKVAAKTPAEINVLKIEVFLGVFIGAVTFTGSVIAYGKLAGKVGSKATKLPGGHALNAGAAILSLILLVMYLAGAGTWTLAVMALLAFFIGYHLIMGIGGADMPVVVSMLNSYSGWAAAAIGFSLSNDLLIVVGALVGSSGAILSYIMCKAMNRSFISVILGGFGGESGPAMEVEGEQVAIDADGVAAALNDAESVIIVPGYGMAVAQAQQSVSELTRKLRAKGKEVRFGIHPVAGRLPGHMNVLLAEAKVPYDIVLEMDEINDDFPETDVVIIIGANDIVNPAAQEDPNSPIAGMPVLEVWKAKQVFVSKRGQGTGYSGIENPLFFKENTRMFYGDAKKSIDSLLPLVD